From Candidatus Brocadiaceae bacterium, the proteins below share one genomic window:
- a CDS encoding dodecin family protein, with the protein MPNSVYKIIELVGTSDVSWEEAAKTAVEMAGKSLKNLRIVEVKKLDMKIENGKVVGYRARVNVSFKYEVKDS; encoded by the coding sequence ATGCCCAATAGTGTTTATAAAATTATAGAATTAGTAGGAACCAGTGACGTTTCCTGGGAAGAGGCGGCAAAAACTGCCGTGGAGATGGCCGGAAAAAGTCTGAAAAATTTAAGAATTGTTGAGGTGAAAAAGTTGGACATGAAAATCGAAAATGGGAAAGTTGTTGGTTATCGTGCAAGGGTTAATGTTTCTTTTAAATATGAAGTAAAGGATTCATAA
- a CDS encoding amidohydrolase family protein — MLSVRGATVYTGKDVVYDAIINFDHTTIVDISNTKLGEMVGEFEVITPAFIDPHCHIGMRRAGEPSSEEETNEKMDAFTILAKALDSVQMDDSSFQDSVEAGVLYSCVLPGSGNILGGRSAVIRNYGKTTTEAFISQAPSSIKAAVGYNPMSTHEWKGTRPHTRMGSMALLREKLYAVKSKLGKKRTTEEEKEEKGVCLSREEEIIRDILYGKELLRVHVHKTDDIESVLRLVDEFHELNADFKISVTVDHACDVHEIDVFNTLRERGIAVVYGPMDSLAYKVELKHEGWRNIKYLLSSDVTYGLMTDHPVILQRMLLFQLRWFIRMGVTKHQAIRVITHNNANILGLGAILGTLEKNKWASFLCWNGDPFDMTRYPVTVYGEGKLLFQLL; from the coding sequence ATGTTATCGGTAAGGGGCGCCACCGTTTATACCGGGAAAGATGTCGTATATGATGCCATTATTAATTTTGATCATACGACGATAGTTGATATTTCAAACACGAAACTTGGTGAAATGGTCGGCGAGTTCGAGGTGATAACTCCAGCGTTTATAGACCCCCATTGCCATATTGGCATGCGCAGGGCAGGAGAACCTTCTTCTGAAGAAGAAACAAACGAAAAGATGGATGCCTTTACGATACTCGCAAAAGCTCTTGATTCTGTACAAATGGATGATTCTTCGTTTCAGGATTCCGTTGAGGCCGGGGTGCTGTATTCATGTGTGCTCCCTGGAAGTGGAAACATATTGGGGGGGAGATCTGCCGTAATTCGGAATTATGGAAAAACAACTACGGAGGCATTTATATCCCAGGCGCCATCCAGCATAAAAGCGGCTGTTGGATACAACCCCATGTCAACGCATGAGTGGAAAGGAACACGCCCGCATACCCGCATGGGTTCAATGGCGCTTTTACGAGAAAAATTGTATGCCGTAAAATCAAAACTGGGAAAAAAGAGGACTACGGAAGAGGAAAAGGAAGAAAAAGGGGTATGTCTTTCCCGTGAGGAAGAGATCATAAGAGATATTCTGTATGGTAAAGAATTATTAAGGGTTCACGTTCACAAGACGGACGACATTGAGTCTGTCCTGCGGCTTGTTGACGAATTTCATGAGCTTAATGCGGATTTTAAGATTTCCGTTACAGTTGATCATGCGTGTGATGTTCATGAAATTGATGTTTTCAATACCTTGAGGGAAAGGGGCATTGCCGTCGTATACGGACCAATGGATTCTCTGGCTTACAAGGTAGAACTGAAACATGAAGGCTGGAGAAATATCAAATATCTCCTGTCTTCGGACGTTACCTATGGACTCATGACAGACCATCCGGTAATTTTACAAAGAATGCTTCTGTTTCAGTTGCGATGGTTTATCCGTATGGGAGTAACGAAGCATCAGGCGATACGTGTTATAACCCATAACAATGCAAACATCTTGGGGCTGGGCGCTATCCTGGGAACCCTGGAAAAGAACAAATGGGCATCCTTTCTTTGTTGGAACGGTGACCCTTTTGATATGACTCGCTATCCTGTAACGGTATACGGAGAGGGAAAACTGTTGTTTCAGTTGCTCTAA
- a CDS encoding PilZ domain-containing protein produces MRRKSPKDRYQEKTGSSQVTTGEISSGMSTVGRDNSMTLRERRKSSRIKINLPFEFDFGGVVIAARGLYLSCSGVYCEAETHVPFMTKLRLMVVLPGKKEKIECCGVVVRVDEFFSETHKKMMYKLAIYFDEIGDSERGKIASYISSCKE; encoded by the coding sequence TTGAGAAGAAAAAGCCCCAAGGATAGATATCAGGAAAAAACCGGTAGTTCCCAGGTAACGACAGGAGAGATTTCCTCCGGCATGAGTACTGTGGGACGGGATAATAGTATGACATTAAGAGAAAGAAGAAAATCCTCTCGAATAAAGATAAACCTTCCGTTCGAATTTGATTTTGGTGGGGTTGTTATCGCCGCCAGAGGACTATACTTGAGTTGCTCCGGTGTATATTGTGAAGCAGAGACGCATGTTCCTTTTATGACAAAATTGAGATTGATGGTTGTATTGCCCGGAAAGAAAGAGAAGATAGAATGCTGTGGGGTTGTCGTCCGGGTTGATGAATTTTTTTCTGAGACTCACAAGAAGATGATGTACAAATTAGCAATCTATTTTGATGAAATCGGAGATAGTGAAAGGGGAAAAATAGCAAGTTACATCAGCTCTTGCAAAGAATAA
- a CDS encoding CBS domain-containing protein, which produces MKVKDIMSTDPAIVPVSGTFLDVIEMLDKIRYHVMLVVDKDEKLTGIITEADLLKVLMPKYLHAGDALFSVMEVDSFEKRCLSCKDVAIRDLMSKPIASAVVTEEDSIIKAASGMLDNRIHAVPVLRDGKVVGIISRLILLRYMTRIIHKK; this is translated from the coding sequence ATGAAAGTTAAGGATATTATGAGCACAGACCCCGCGATAGTTCCTGTTTCTGGCACATTTTTAGATGTCATAGAAATGCTTGACAAGATCAGGTATCATGTCATGCTCGTGGTAGACAAAGATGAAAAACTCACAGGGATCATAACGGAGGCAGATCTTTTAAAGGTGCTTATGCCAAAATATTTACATGCGGGCGATGCATTGTTTTCAGTCATGGAGGTGGACTCTTTCGAAAAACGATGTCTTTCCTGCAAGGATGTTGCTATAAGGGATCTTATGTCAAAGCCAATCGCTTCGGCTGTAGTAACCGAGGAGGATTCGATAATTAAAGCCGCTTCCGGCATGTTGGACAATAGGATACATGCTGTTCCCGTGTTAAGAGACGGCAAGGTTGTGGGAATTATATCACGGTTAATTCTTTTGCGATACATGACACGGATTATCCACAAGAAATAA